Sequence from the Thermocoleostomius sinensis A174 genome:
TCAGCTTCAACCTGGTCGAGGAAATCATCCTCATGGGCAGGATCATGGTGGAACAATACAATTTGCTTTACCTTGGCTGCCATCGCCACTTCGATTCCGGCATACCAAATTGCCGGCTGTTGGTTGGCGATCGATTTTGGATCGTAGTAGGCATAGTCGGCATAAGCAGCATCATAGATCAGCAAGTCTGCTTCATGGGCCAAATATAACAACCCTTGATCGAGCGGATTCGGTAGGTGCTCGGTGTCAGTTGCATAAACCACCGAGTATCCGTTCCAGCTAACGCGATATCCCAGAGCGCGATTCGGGCGATTCAAAGAGATGGTTTCAATCACCACATCATCCAACGTAATGACCGTGCCAGGAGAAATATCATGAAATGCCAGAGTCGATCGCATCACTTGTAGCGGCACCGGAAAATTAGGACGCAACATCTGCTCACATAAGCGCTGCTTAATCGAGGCACCATTTTGCCCCGCGGCCCCGTAAATATGAAACTGGTTACCTTCAATAAACGCTGGAATGAAGAAAGGAAATCCTTGAATGCGATCCCAATGGGTATGGGTGAAGAAAAGATGGGCTTGAACGGGCATCTCATGTACTAAGTGCTGCCCCAATACTCGCAATCCGGTACCCCCATCAAAAATTAGCCGCTTACCTGCCACCTGTAATTCTACGCAAGCGGTATTCCCACCATAGCGAGCCGTTTCTAGCCCAGGGGTGGGGATACTGCCTCGTACACCCCAAAACCGAACCGTAAACGGGGGAACGTTATTGCTAGCAGTAGACGGATGACCCTTCGCGGGATTGCCCAACACGTTCATTTCAGAGGAGTCAAAACCTGGCATTGCTGATGGATTGAACCCTTATTAATTGATTATTGTAGTTGTATTAATAGAACTAATAAGATAATAAGATTTTTGCTGTAGGTTTAATGATGTGGTTGGGGGAGTCAGTCCATTGCTCGGCTCGTGCGCTAAACAATGAACTTAATTGGTTAATTTTCGCTGAAAACTGACCTGAACCGGATGAAATAAGTAAAAAGTAGAGAATTTCAGCAGCAGTAAATGCTAGAACGCGATTTGGGGATTCCATCGCTTCAACCCAGTCCAGAATTTTTTACTCGCTTAATGTATTTTTCCCAAAGTTTTGGCAAGTTAAACAAAGTGATGTTGCAAAAAAGAGCGAACCGATCGTCCGCTCTCATCTTTGCATCTCAATGCCAATCATTGCGTGTTGTTTAACTCAAGCAACAATTACTTTGTGGCAGCTTGAATACAGGCTTCTACCAGTGGTGTAACTTGATCTACGTCTTTCCACCCTAATATTTCAGTCACTTTCTTCTCTAGGTTCTTGTAAGTGCGGAAAAACTCGGCAATTTCTTCAAGGCGGTGGGGGGCAATATCCTTAAGCGATTTCACATCTGCATAGCGAGGATCTTTTGCAGGAACACAGAGAATTTTCTCGTCGCGATCGCCACTGTCTACCATTTCCAACATGCCAATTGGACGGGCTGCAATCACGCACCCTGGAAAGGTTGGTTGATCCATGATGACCATGCCATCGAGCGGGTCGCCATCATCTGCCAACGTGTTAGGAATAAATCCATAGTCATACGGATATTGCACAGACGCATAGAGCACCCGATCGAGCGCAAACGCTTGCATATCCTTGTCGAATTCATACTTATTCTTGCTTCCAGCCGGAATTTCAATTAAGACATTGACAACACCAGCTTTTGGCTGAGGGGGAATGAGCGATAAATCCACAGCGTTTCTCCAAATTGACAGTATGAGGATACAGCCCAAACTACAGCGTGATCTGAACACCAGGTCTGAACACCGATGCCGGTATCTTGCTCAGATTGAGGCCGTTCCCTCGACTAGCATTGTAAGAGAAGATGTGGAACAGTTTTCGTCACACTCACTCAGACCAATCTATTCGACAGTAGCCGTTTCCTCAAAAATTGCGTGCAGAGTTGGTAGCCAGGGCAGATCCGTCACGCCTGAATCATAGCCTAACTGGTTGAGCAATGTCGTTAGTTGTCCGCGATGGTGGATTTGGTGGTTAAACAGATGTGTCACCAGCAGCCAAGTTGGCAAGGTCCGAGGTTTTTTGTCTAGATTGCTGGTGTAGGTGAAAGGTTGTGCCAGCCATGCTGGAGAAAGCGATTTCGTCCAATTTGTGATTGTTTGATCCGTCAACTGTCGTTGATGGCGTAATTCATCAAAATCGCTGTAAAGTTCTTGCTTAATTGTGTAGGGTACCGGTTGTTGAGTGAAGCGACCCATCCAAATTCGATCGCCTACTAACAAATGATTCAATGTTCCATGAATTGATTTAAAAAATGCGCCGAGATCTTCTTTGCGTTTCTCATCTGGAATCTTTGCGCAAATTTCGTATAACTTTTGATTCATCCAGGCGTTATACGCAGCCATAATTTCATAGTAGTTAGTCTCTAACATTGCTTGAACATCGCTGGGGTCGGTTTACTATGGCTCAGCTAAGTTTAAACAAAAGATCGAGGGAGTATTGCCCTCGATCTAGAGTAAAGAGTTATTGATAATAGCGTTGATCCAGCCACACTCGTACTTCCTGTTCAGTGGTTAGAATTTCAGTCTGATGCGTGACTGGATCATAGACCTTGAAATACACATTGCCATCCCGATCGTGCTTTTGATAGATCTTCGGCTCGGAAGACTCAGCAAATGCCGACAGTAGGAGGTTCCAGATGCGTTCAAACGATCGACGAAGGGAGAATTGACGTTGGCGAGCTTGAGTGTCCTCAATAAATGTGTCCAGCTCTTTAGAAGAGATCAAAACATAATTCGATCGTGAATAATCATAGGATTTCATGGAAGCAATCTCCTGCAAAAAAGGGCGGGGATAAATGGCAATGTTGAGAAGGGAACCGCTTGATCGATCGCTGCCATTGGTTACTTCGTTGAACGGATAGCAGATGCATCAATTGAATCAAGCTGGCTTACGAACTTGCGCCGTTGTGAGGGTGGCCGTGAGTTGTATTCTCCATAGAAATTGCTGAATTGCCAAAATAGTTTCAACACTTGTAGAATTCGAGCCGCCAGAGAGGACGGTTCATGACGATAGATTGGGGTTTGAGAAGAAGACTGAATCATTTTTTCCTCCTGCTTGATTGCTGATACCTTCAATTTAAGAATTCCTTCATGGAAGATCAAAAACTCTGATAGATACCTTCCATGAGCAAAATTGATGGAAATGAAGAATAGCAAGAACTCAATGCCTAGTGACTGTTCTGGGTGGATGTTTCTATTGTCTTGAAGAAGTCTTGAGCAGAACAGATGCAGTTGAGCTAAATTGTTATGAACACAGTTTTAATATTTGCAACTGTTATGGTCTTGATTGGGGGTAGCTGTATGGGTCATCTGCAAAATGAATTCACCGAGTGGGGGCAAGATGAAAATTAAGCTAGTGGATGCTGTAGATCAGCCGCTTTATGAACAAGTCGCCAATCGGATGCGTGGCCTGATGGCAGAAGGAACTTTAAAAATGGGCGATCGATTGCCGTCGGTGCGGAAGCTACACCAACAGCTATCGGTCAGCATTTCGACAGTGCTGGAGGCCTACCGCATCTTGGAGGATGAAGGCTTGATTGAGGCGCGCCCACAGTCGGGATATTTTGTTAAGCGCATTCAATGGCAACGCCCAGAGGAGCCAAACCAGTTAGTGCTGCCTAAGTCAACCTATCCAATGGAAGTGTCACTGGCGTTTCGAGTGA
This genomic interval carries:
- a CDS encoding MBL fold metallo-hydrolase codes for the protein MPGFDSSEMNVLGNPAKGHPSTASNNVPPFTVRFWGVRGSIPTPGLETARYGGNTACVELQVAGKRLIFDGGTGLRVLGQHLVHEMPVQAHLFFTHTHWDRIQGFPFFIPAFIEGNQFHIYGAAGQNGASIKQRLCEQMLRPNFPVPLQVMRSTLAFHDISPGTVITLDDVVIETISLNRPNRALGYRVSWNGYSVVYATDTEHLPNPLDQGLLYLAHEADLLIYDAAYADYAYYDPKSIANQQPAIWYAGIEVAMAAKVKQIVLFHHDPAHEDDFLDQVEAEVQSCFPTVQLAREGMLLQVGQVCNDTEKWNVAGD
- a CDS encoding inorganic diphosphatase, with the protein product MDLSLIPPQPKAGVVNVLIEIPAGSKNKYEFDKDMQAFALDRVLYASVQYPYDYGFIPNTLADDGDPLDGMVIMDQPTFPGCVIAARPIGMLEMVDSGDRDEKILCVPAKDPRYADVKSLKDIAPHRLEEIAEFFRTYKNLEKKVTEILGWKDVDQVTPLVEACIQAATK
- a CDS encoding DinB family protein → MLETNYYEIMAAYNAWMNQKLYEICAKIPDEKRKEDLGAFFKSIHGTLNHLLVGDRIWMGRFTQQPVPYTIKQELYSDFDELRHQRQLTDQTITNWTKSLSPAWLAQPFTYTSNLDKKPRTLPTWLLVTHLFNHQIHHRGQLTTLLNQLGYDSGVTDLPWLPTLHAIFEETATVE